The Spirochaeta lutea genome includes the window TGAACCACCAGGGTTAGCACCTCGGCATGGACAATATTCTTTACTATCTGGGTTACCCGTCCCCATCCGGCACGGTTTACCACCTCTACTCCCTTGTAGAGTTTAAGAATTTCAAAAACCGTATCCCAGTCCGCATCCTTGTCGATGGGCAGGGCAACCTCCAGAAAATCCTTCAGGTCGTCGGCAATATACTCCCCGTTAATGGCTTCAAACTTGGGCGATCCGGAGACATCCCCCTCAGAGAGGGTGGAATCAAACTTTTTCAGGGTAAAGTAGTAATCGAACCGCACGAAGTTGGAGAACCGGAGGATCAAATTGTAGGTACTGTTGATCCGTTTCACCAGGTTGGAATCGAAGGATCCGAAAAAAGTCAGCATGTCGTCCTTGAGCTTGCTCGCCAGGAATTTAGGATCCATGGTCTTGGCAAGCTCCCGGATGGCAGGCTCACTCAGGCCGTCCCGGAGGGCAGTCATGGAATCGTTCAGAAAATAATCGATGGTTATCTCACGCAGGGCATGGCTGGACTCAGCGTTTTGCATCAGACTGGATGCGCTGGCGGTTACCTTGTATATCTCGAAAAAGAGCTTCGCCAGCTGGGGCAGGGCCATCTCGCCCTTGGGTTTATAGAACTTGAACCGGAGCTTGCCAAGGTCTTTACCGATTTGTTTCAGTAGGCGCCGTTTTTCCCGTTCGGGATCGTTTCCACCCATAAAAAGCTGAACGATCCAGCCCAATAGTCCGCCGCCCTCGCCGGATTTATCTGATTTGCCATCTATAGCCATGATAATAACCTATGTCAATTATATGGGCTTGTCAATTAACAGTGCCCTGGGTATTCTATGGCCTATGAATAGCCTGGCCCAAGACCTGAACCGGCAGCTCCAGGGCAGTATTGCCGAGCGCCTGTTATCGGACCTGGGGAAACGAATGTTTTTCCCCAAGGGTATCGTTGCTCAATCAGCGGAGGCGGCAGCCCACGCGAAGCGCTTTAACGCCACTGTCGGCATGGCCCTGGGATCGGGACAGCCCCTGATGCTGCCCAGCCTGCAGCACCTGGTTCCCGGTTTAACCAGCCGCGAAGCAGTAGCCTACGCCCCCACCGGCGGCCTTCCGGTGCTCCGGGGTCTCTGGAAGGATCAGATCCTTTCAAAAAACCCCAGCATCGTCTCCGGGGAAGCCATCAGCCACCCCATGGTAGTTCCCGGCCTGACTGCAGGGATCTTCCAGGCTGCCGAGCTCTTCCTCAATCCCGGTGATGTAGTCCTTATTCCGGATATGTTCTGGGGCAATTACCGCCTCGTGATAGAAGGCCGCCGTCAAGCGGTCATCGAGGAATTTCCCTTCTTTACCGCTCAAGGCACCTTCAACCAGGAGGCATTCTCCCAGGCCCTGGAAACGGCAGCAGACAAGACCGACAAAATTACCGTCATGTTGAACTTTCCCAACAACCCCTCGGGATATACCCCCACCCGCCAGGAAGCCGCCGCAATCGTCCAAGCCTTGACGGCCCAGGCAGACCGGGGCACAGACATCCTGGTGATAACCGATGATGCCTATTTCGGGCTCTTCTTTGAACCCGAGTGCGAACGGGAGAGTATCTTCGCTAAGCTGGTAACAGCCCATCCTAGGATTTTGGCCATGAAGATCGACGGAGCCACCAAAGAGGACCTGGTATGGGGCTTCCGGGTAGGCTTTGTTACCTTCGGAAGCCGGGACATGACCCAGCCCCAGTACGAAGCCCTGCTGCAAAAGCTCATGGGCTCCATCCGCAGCTCGGTATCCAGCAGCCCCGGAATAAGCCAACACCTGCTCATTAAAACCCTTCAGGCTCCGGACTACCAGAAGGAAAAATTATCCTTTGAGCAAACCATGAAGGAACGCTACCTGGCGGTCCGCCAGGTGCTGGAAACCCCCGAAGCCCAGGATGCCCGCCAGTACCTGGAGCCCCTGCCCTTCAACTCCGGGTACTTCATGAGCTTCCGATGCCAGGGATTCTCTTCGGAAGACCTGCGCCTGGCCCTTCTGGACCAGGGCATCGGCACCATATCCATCGCCGGCACCTTCCTTCGGATTGCCTTCTCCAGCATCGATGCCCAGGACATCCCCGAGCTATACAACGAGCTTTTCCGCACTGCCGCCCGGCTGGGTGGTACAAACACAACCCAAGGAAGCAAAACCGAACAAGACGAAACCAAGGACCGCCGTTAATGCAGGGGTTCTGGACAAGAATTCTCCGGGGCGGCTTGCGGGCAGGTCTCAAAGTCGCGGCAGGAATTCTGTCCGCGAGTGTGATTCTCGCCGGCTGCGGATCGGATCAAGCCCCTCAAACCCAGGGCCCGCTAATCTTAACCGACAACCCCGGGGTAATTCTGGCAGCTCAGGCCTATAACGCCCTAGGTCAAGACCCCCCGATCCGGATAGAGGTTGCCGAAGCGGCTGACGGCGGATTGGTTCCCCACATGAGAACCATGAGTCCCCGTCCCGACGGCATCATCAGCAATCAGCACCTCTACCCCCAGAGTTTGAGCCTCTTTGCATCGGTAAACTCCCTGATTACATCCCTGAACCGCAGCCCGGCCGATTATCCTCCCCGTGCCTTGGTTATGGATCCTGAAGCCCAAAGCTACGTTGCCCTTCCCCTATCGGCAACCCTGCCTGTAGTGGTCTACCGGAAAAACGATCCCTCTATGGCCGGCCGCCGTCGAATCACCCTGGAAGAACTTGCTGCTCTTGCCCGGGAATATAACACCCTGGAAGACAACCGATTGATACGAGCCGGCTTCCTGCCCACGAATAATCCGGCGTTTCTCTATGCTGCCGCCCAAATTTTCAAGGTTGATTTTAAGGCCTCGGTGCTGGAGCACCGCCTGTCCTGGAACCCTTCTGCCTTTACGGCGTTCACAGAGTTTCTGCGGGGCTGGTTTGATCCCGAAGAGGTCGCCCTGGAACAGCAGCGGCGTTTCGAACAGGAGCTGGCCTATGACCCCTGGCATATCATGGTCAGCGACGGACGCCTGAGGTTTACCCTGACCTCCTTTCAAGAGTACTACAGCATCCCCAGCGTTCTCCGCCAGAACCT containing:
- a CDS encoding aminotransferase class I/II-fold pyridoxal phosphate-dependent enzyme; its protein translation is MNSLAQDLNRQLQGSIAERLLSDLGKRMFFPKGIVAQSAEAAAHAKRFNATVGMALGSGQPLMLPSLQHLVPGLTSREAVAYAPTGGLPVLRGLWKDQILSKNPSIVSGEAISHPMVVPGLTAGIFQAAELFLNPGDVVLIPDMFWGNYRLVIEGRRQAVIEEFPFFTAQGTFNQEAFSQALETAADKTDKITVMLNFPNNPSGYTPTRQEAAAIVQALTAQADRGTDILVITDDAYFGLFFEPECERESIFAKLVTAHPRILAMKIDGATKEDLVWGFRVGFVTFGSRDMTQPQYEALLQKLMGSIRSSVSSSPGISQHLLIKTLQAPDYQKEKLSFEQTMKERYLAVRQVLETPEAQDARQYLEPLPFNSGYFMSFRCQGFSSEDLRLALLDQGIGTISIAGTFLRIAFSSIDAQDIPELYNELFRTAARLGGTNTTQGSKTEQDETKDRR